CCCCCACAACGCCATTTGCGAAGGGGAAGTCTTTTCCCTGGCGGACACCTACTGTACCGAAACCATCCACGCCAAGGAAACCATTTACTTTGAATCGGTACGGTTGTCAGGGTTGCCCGAGCGCCGGCATCCCAAAATCGACGTGAAAGCCTACATCGGCACCCCGGTCATCGTTGCGGAAGAAATCTACGGCACCCTGAGCTTTGCCAGTACCGTGGGGCGAGAGGAACCATTTCGCGCGGTGGACCGGGAACTGTTGCAGCTGATGGCGCAGTGGATTGGCGGCGAGTTGGAACGCCAGCAAACGGCGGAGGATTTGGCCAGAGCCCGCGACCAAGCTTTGGCAGCCACCCAAGCCAAAAGCGAATTTTTGGCGACGATGAGTCACGAGCTGCGTACTCCCATGAATTCCGTCATTGGCATGACCAGTTTGCTGCTGGATACGCCTTTGACCAACGAGCAGCAGGACTTTGTCTCTACCATTCGTTCCAGTGGCGAGGCGTTGCTGGCGATTATCAACGACATTCTGGATTTCTCGAAAATTGAATGCGGCAAGTTGGACCTGGACGAGCAACCTTTTGATTTGCAGGTCTGCGTGGAAGCGTCTTTGGACTTGCTGGCGTCGAAAGCGGCACAAAAACAGATCGAGCTGGCGTATTTTATCGACCCGCAGGTACCGCGGATGTTGGTGGGGGATGTTACCCGAGTGCGGCAGATTTTGATGAATTTGCTTAGCAATGCGGTGAAGTTTACTGATTCGGGAGAAGTGGTGCTTTCGGTTTGGGCCCGTTCTGCGGAGACAAAACCCACCGATGCGGCTGCGGCTGGTGGTGATGGGGAAACCGCGATCGCTCGTGCGGCGGATGGGGCTCGATATGTGGTACAGTTTGCAGTTCGCGATACGGGGATTGGCATTCCCAAGGAACGCATGCACCGCTTGTTCCAATCCTTCAGCCAGATGGATGCTTCGACGACGCGCAAGTATGGGGGGACTGGTTTGGGATTGGCAATTAGCCAGCGTTTGAGCGAGCTGATGGGGGGCATGATGTGGGTGGAAAGTGGCGGTTACATGTACGTGCCGCCCCGGGCTTTCGAGCAAAGCGAACCGGTACCGGGGGAAGGGGAAATTACCACGTGTATGATGCGTTCTGGGTTCGAGCACGGATCGACGTTTTATTTTACGATCGCGGCGGATGTTTCCCAGCCGACTCCTCAAAGCGAACGCCACTCCCAGGTACAACCTTTACTGACCGGACAGCAGGCGCTGATTGTCGATGACAATCCCACTACGTTGCAGCAGCTTTCCGTACAGTTGCAAACTTGGGGGATGGTGCCCTATGCCGTGCGATCGCCGCGAGATGCCTGCAAGTATTTGGAGGGGTCGGAGAGTTTTGATGTGGCGATTTGGGACGGACAAATGCCTGAAGACCGCGATCGCGACCGAGCTATGGCGCAGCTGCAGCAACAACAAGTTCCCACCATTTTGCTAACGGATTTGTGGCAGGTTCGGGAGACGGAAACCAACAAATCTGGTTTGGTACGTGCTTGTATTAACAAACCCATCAAGCAATCTCAGTTGTATAACGTTTTGATGGAGGTGTGTGCGGGGGTTATCTCTAACGAACCGCAAGTTTATAACAATTCCGTTCCCATTAATTCCCAAATGGCGGAAATTCTGCCTTTGCGCATTTTGCTGGCGGAAGACCATCCGGTGAATTTAAAGGTGGCAGTGCAAATGTTGGGACGGTTGGGCTATCGTGTCGATACGGCGGAAAATGGCAAGCAGGTGTTGGAATCCCTCCGGCGACAGCCCTACGATGTGGTGTTTATGGACGTACAAATGCCGCAGATGGATGGTTTGGAGGCAACGCGACGGGTGTGCGAAATTTGGTCGTCCACTTCGCGCCCTCGGATTGTGGCCATGACGGCGAATGCTATGCAGGGCGATCGCGAAGAATGTATGGCGGCGGGGATGGATGATTATATTAGCAAACCCATTCGCATTGACGAGTTGGTACAAGCCCTGCGCCGCTGCGAACCCCGCCGCTACGAACCCTTGGTGGTCGATCGGGGGGCACCTGCTGCTACCAGCCAGAAAACCAGCCATCCACCTCTAGCACGGTCTGCCGGCGAACTGGAAAAACTTCC
This portion of the Geitlerinema sp. PCC 9228 genome encodes:
- a CDS encoding response regulator; this encodes MKLRRKTLLIVGIAILCLNAVLYAVSELHLLRNFQKLEAQYIRQDVVRALDTLSNELSRLNTIAQDYSEWDATYQFVQNPTPEYIKSNFVDSTFTYLHLNLVAILDREGNIVFQKGTAQGEARQDTTTRKKAVYQTEFVQKSGLQPYLAQKQPLRQHEALDSEIAGLVRLGDRPPLMLASRPIVTSDVTGPIAGTLLVGRYLNPEELDRLADLTQLSLTLQPYEQRRQLIPESCDTTRDIPTATNFTANPDSIPICSLPTPNPEDSDERVAGYVAIADLRDRPAWILRVDTPRFIYEQGLNSLHYFSLLLVGVGLSFGALTLSVVERFVLSPVAGLSRKVLQVAGSGNLSERVAVTGNNELDRLAETINTMLAALENSQKEQQTSEERYRLMAENSTDLIARQTPQGIFLYASPASYSLLGYESEELQGRSVYEFVHPQDWSLLSQSYSTVMEAPVTATITYRIRHKDNRYVWFETSSRTVRNPQTQEVQEIVSVSRDITERKQVEQDLRESEASIRNLYRITSSHQLTFEQQLQGLLAMGRRSFGMNVAVLSKVEGNRYEVLAAQSPHNAICEGEVFSLADTYCTETIHAKETIYFESVRLSGLPERRHPKIDVKAYIGTPVIVAEEIYGTLSFASTVGREEPFRAVDRELLQLMAQWIGGELERQQTAEDLARARDQALAATQAKSEFLATMSHELRTPMNSVIGMTSLLLDTPLTNEQQDFVSTIRSSGEALLAIINDILDFSKIECGKLDLDEQPFDLQVCVEASLDLLASKAAQKQIELAYFIDPQVPRMLVGDVTRVRQILMNLLSNAVKFTDSGEVVLSVWARSAETKPTDAAAAGGDGETAIARAADGARYVVQFAVRDTGIGIPKERMHRLFQSFSQMDASTTRKYGGTGLGLAISQRLSELMGGMMWVESGGYMYVPPRAFEQSEPVPGEGEITTCMMRSGFEHGSTFYFTIAADVSQPTPQSERHSQVQPLLTGQQALIVDDNPTTLQQLSVQLQTWGMVPYAVRSPRDACKYLEGSESFDVAIWDGQMPEDRDRDRAMAQLQQQQVPTILLTDLWQVRETETNKSGLVRACINKPIKQSQLYNVLMEVCAGVISNEPQVYNNSVPINSQMAEILPLRILLAEDHPVNLKVAVQMLGRLGYRVDTAENGKQVLESLRRQPYDVVFMDVQMPQMDGLEATRRVCEIWSSTSRPRIVAMTANAMQGDREECMAAGMDDYISKPIRIDELVQALRRCEPRRYEPLVVDRGAPAATSQKTSHPPLARSAGELEKLPPASGEPSDRWPTEDTESQDMPLDAETLQALKEIDALQEVIDIYLDSAPQLLQRIQEAVRAEQAEELREAAHSLKSTSAALGAFELSEMAKKMEIMGRFGNTTSASGMLGEIEAEYRRVKKALDEENSNS